From Pararhodobacter zhoushanensis, the proteins below share one genomic window:
- a CDS encoding glycosyltransferase family 2 protein → MSSVLCIILNWRTAEMTARAVEAAITAMQGIEGSITVVDNDSQDGSYEALSAAGWPGVRVLQAGRNGGFGAGNNHGIRAGLPDGSAPDYVYILNSDAFPAPDAIRVLVDHLDTHPQVGFAGSHIHGPDGAPHTTAFRFPSIASEFEGAAKTGPISKLLKSAIVAPALPSTTTLVDWVAGASVLMRREMLDQIGLFDETFFLYFEETDLFLRGARAGWRAVYVVESRVMHIGSVSTGMKEWARVPRYWFASRRHYFEKNHGRLYALAATAAHVAGLGIYGLRVVLQRKPRQTPPHFLRDLLRHSL, encoded by the coding sequence ATGAGCAGCGTGTTGTGCATCATCCTGAACTGGCGCACCGCCGAGATGACGGCGCGCGCGGTTGAGGCGGCAATCACCGCGATGCAGGGAATCGAGGGTTCGATCACCGTGGTCGATAACGACAGCCAGGACGGCAGCTATGAGGCGCTCAGCGCCGCCGGTTGGCCCGGCGTGCGCGTGCTGCAAGCGGGGCGCAACGGCGGGTTTGGTGCAGGCAATAACCACGGCATCCGCGCCGGTCTGCCGGACGGGTCCGCGCCCGATTACGTCTATATCCTGAACTCGGACGCCTTTCCCGCGCCTGATGCGATCCGCGTGCTGGTGGATCACCTCGATACCCACCCGCAGGTCGGCTTTGCAGGCAGCCATATCCACGGGCCAGACGGCGCGCCGCATACCACCGCCTTCCGCTTCCCCTCGATCGCCAGCGAATTTGAAGGGGCGGCAAAGACCGGTCCGATCTCGAAGCTGCTGAAAAGCGCCATCGTTGCCCCGGCCCTGCCCAGCACGACCACCCTTGTCGATTGGGTCGCCGGGGCCAGCGTGCTGATGCGGCGCGAGATGCTGGATCAGATCGGCCTGTTTGATGAGACGTTCTTTTTGTATTTCGAGGAAACCGACCTCTTCCTGCGCGGCGCGCGGGCCGGGTGGCGGGCGGTGTATGTGGTGGAAAGCCGGGTGATGCACATCGGCTCGGTCAGCACGGGCATGAAGGAATGGGCGCGCGTGCCGCGCTATTGGTTTGCCTCGCGCCGACATTATTTTGAAAAGAACCACGGGCGGCTCTATGCGCTGGCCGCGACGGCGGCGCATGTTGCGGGGCTGGGGATTTATGGCCTGCGTGTGGTCTTGCAACGCAAACCGCGCCAGACACCGCCACACTTTCTCCGCGATCTTTTGCGACATAGCCTCTGA
- a CDS encoding type I polyketide synthase: protein MSTGISETDIAIVGMAAHLPGAATVDAYWHNLRNGLRAIRRLSDDELLAAGEDPAVMRLPNYVPFAAPLDRFADFDADFFGFSPKEAAILDPQHRQFLEVAWEALENAGAVPESFTGNIGVYAGCGMGSYFYFNLCSNRDLVRDVGMFLLRHTGNDKDFLSTRVSHIFDLRGPSVNVQTACSTSLVALHYATQSLLNGECDLALAGGVTIELPQGRGYLYKESEILSPDGECHAFDHRAQGTVFGSGAGCVVLKRLADAVADGDHIWAVVKGSAINNDGAQKAGYLAPSVEGQARCIAEAQAVADTPAETIDYIECHGTGTYLGDPIEVAAMTEAFRETTEATQFCRIGSVKTNIGHLDTAAGVASLIKVALSLHHREMPPSLGFEAPNPTIEFETSPFAVNAALTSWEQRDHPRRAGVNSLGVGGTNAHAILQEAPEREASGGSDWPFQLFTLSARSKTTLDAQAQNLAAHLRANPALDLADTAWTLHTGRRAFDKRRVVVAETALEAAELLETDNPRRVFSHTALDNPDVVFLFPGGGAQYAGMARDLYETEPVFAEWMDRGLDLLQPRLDYDLRALWLPEPGSQDAANETLKRPSVQLPLIMITEYALAQMLMSWGVQPAALVGHSMGENTAACLAGVLSFEDCIGLVHLRGTLFDTVPAGGMLSVPLSVDALTPYLGDLDIASVNAPELTVVSGPDAALDDLAQRLAADGHDTQRIAIDIAAHSRMLEPILARFRAYLASIPLHAPSLPIISNRTGQPLTVEQATSPDYWTQHLRGTVMFADCVSNLAEKPNRIWIEVGPGKALSSLTRMHGAVPGQQVLAILRHPDEDIADDAYHMGLLGRIWALGGTFDWAQIWGEARRVKLPLPGYPFDRREYFIAPATASIETATALPARIEDIADMGTRLAWVARSAEIDFDVDSELHEAPQETWLIFADQDGIAAPVITKLRAAGQKVIEVHAGDSFRRRTDSAYTLPSERGREGYDQLLQDLVHRGTLPTRIAHFWLASGEERFRPGSSAFQAHVEQGFYSLLFLGQTIAAEGLTGPIHTTVITSGAAQVKDEALRWPEKALIAGPARVMPHEMPGMTVSTLDIDPRARKRGGHPDLTDPLLEELFTPPANTIAALRGTKRFEQRLRAQPLPEAPALPQGAAWLITGGFGGIGQSVAEALIRTSGAKIALIARTALPPRADWPALKEQGSPLMRRILQVERLESLGAEVLTLAADVCNIDEMRAAIDATKSRFGPLYGVIHAAGAIDDAPLAAKTVGSVESVFAPKVHGTRVLDALLPDGAVERIVVFSSTSTLTAPAGQVDYVAANEYLNAWAKARSGKTKVTAIDWGIWAEVGMAADAMATRLGQGPAMPDTPTAVPLLDTAGFDAAMNRVFKARYTTDMWLLDEHRTKDGHALVPGTGLLEIAVQSLHGQGEGEPFEIADLTFFRALDVDQPRDIQVTLARSDAGYDFALRSDVTLRGRKGFVLNAQARITMGPIAQPEPLDVPALIARCQTGITEDTKGIATGQEAHLNFGPRWRVLQRMAYGTGEGVAHLALPPAFHADLTQGYVLHPALMDLATGWAMDLIPGYLGRALWVPVSYGSVTVFHALPAQVISHVRIAPAEPGFASFDITLAMPDGTICAQIKRFTIKRLEGGFGTPAPLLPSEVAFSDAPGEGRALNAGEERLARNLAQGLTAAEGAEGFLRALAVVRAQVVISSLTLPELIAESAQPLETAASDGQKFERPDLDSAYIAPRNDVERMLVAMWEELLGVEGVGIQDSFFDLGGHSLIAVRLFARVKKTWSVDFPISVLFEAPTVEKIAARVAEIAGISDSGDAPAVATPVRRYEFLVPMHEGEGGPKTPFFLVAGMFGNVLNLRHLAQLLGTDRPFYGLQARGLLGGAEPHARLDDAARDYLAEVRQVQPQGPYLLGGFSGGGLTALEMAKQLRAAGEEVRLLTLLDTPLPMRPGLSRADKAMIKLTELARKGPAYLGEWRAERKAWQAELARMAEEAQGEADSGFHNRAIEAAFRDALPHVSLDHYDAPVALFRPALDKHWKVTGGRWVSQAKEYVSEDNDWSAWMPQLGVHEVPGDHDSMVLEPNVRVMAAKLKALISKAEA, encoded by the coding sequence ATGTCCACCGGGATCAGTGAAACCGATATCGCCATTGTCGGGATGGCCGCCCACTTGCCGGGAGCAGCGACGGTTGACGCGTATTGGCACAACCTGCGTAACGGGTTGCGCGCGATCCGGCGGCTGTCGGACGATGAGCTGCTCGCTGCGGGCGAAGACCCCGCCGTGATGCGCCTGCCCAATTACGTCCCCTTCGCCGCGCCGCTGGACCGTTTCGCCGATTTCGACGCGGATTTCTTCGGCTTTTCGCCCAAGGAAGCCGCCATCCTTGACCCGCAACACCGCCAGTTCCTTGAAGTGGCGTGGGAAGCACTGGAAAACGCCGGGGCTGTGCCTGAGAGTTTCACGGGAAACATCGGCGTCTATGCCGGCTGCGGCATGGGCAGCTATTTCTATTTCAACCTCTGCTCGAACCGCGATCTGGTGCGCGATGTCGGCATGTTCCTGCTGCGCCACACCGGCAACGACAAGGACTTTCTGTCCACCCGCGTCAGTCATATCTTCGACCTGCGCGGCCCCTCGGTCAACGTACAGACCGCCTGCTCGACCTCGCTGGTCGCTTTGCATTATGCCACGCAATCCCTGCTGAACGGTGAATGCGACCTGGCACTGGCGGGCGGCGTGACCATCGAACTGCCGCAGGGTCGCGGGTATCTGTACAAGGAAAGCGAGATCCTCTCGCCCGATGGCGAGTGCCACGCCTTCGATCACCGCGCGCAGGGCACGGTTTTCGGCTCGGGCGCGGGCTGCGTGGTCTTGAAGCGGCTGGCCGATGCCGTGGCGGACGGGGATCACATCTGGGCCGTGGTCAAAGGTTCTGCCATCAACAACGACGGCGCGCAAAAGGCAGGCTATCTGGCCCCCTCGGTCGAAGGTCAGGCGCGCTGCATCGCCGAGGCGCAGGCCGTCGCCGACACCCCCGCCGAGACCATCGACTATATTGAATGCCACGGCACCGGCACCTATCTGGGCGACCCGATCGAGGTTGCGGCGATGACCGAGGCCTTCCGCGAAACCACCGAGGCCACGCAGTTCTGCCGCATCGGCTCGGTCAAGACCAACATCGGGCATCTGGACACTGCCGCCGGGGTTGCCAGCCTGATCAAGGTCGCGCTCTCGCTGCACCACCGCGAGATGCCGCCGTCGCTGGGCTTTGAGGCCCCCAACCCGACCATCGAGTTTGAAACCTCGCCCTTCGCCGTCAACGCCGCCCTGACGTCTTGGGAACAGCGCGACCACCCGCGCCGCGCGGGCGTCAACTCGCTGGGCGTTGGTGGCACCAATGCCCATGCGATCCTGCAAGAAGCGCCCGAACGCGAAGCCAGCGGCGGCAGTGACTGGCCCTTCCAGCTGTTCACCCTCTCGGCCCGCTCGAAAACCACGCTCGACGCGCAGGCGCAAAACCTCGCCGCGCATCTGCGCGCCAATCCCGCTCTGGATCTGGCCGACACCGCCTGGACGCTGCACACAGGCCGCCGCGCCTTTGACAAGCGCCGCGTCGTCGTCGCCGAAACGGCGCTTGAGGCCGCCGAGTTGCTGGAAACCGACAACCCGCGCCGCGTCTTCAGCCACACCGCGCTCGACAACCCCGATGTGGTCTTCTTGTTCCCCGGCGGTGGCGCGCAATACGCTGGCATGGCCCGCGATCTCTATGAAACCGAGCCGGTCTTCGCCGAATGGATGGACCGCGGCCTTGATCTGCTGCAACCGCGCCTGGACTATGACCTGCGCGCGCTCTGGCTGCCCGAACCGGGGTCGCAGGATGCGGCCAACGAGACGCTCAAGCGCCCGTCTGTCCAGCTGCCGCTGATCATGATCACCGAATACGCGCTGGCGCAGATGCTGATGAGCTGGGGCGTGCAGCCTGCCGCGCTGGTCGGTCATTCCATGGGCGAAAACACCGCCGCCTGTCTGGCCGGTGTGCTCAGCTTCGAGGATTGCATCGGTCTGGTGCATCTGCGCGGCACGCTGTTCGATACGGTGCCTGCGGGCGGGATGTTGTCGGTGCCGCTCTCGGTCGACGCGCTGACGCCCTACCTCGGCGATCTCGACATCGCCTCGGTCAACGCGCCCGAGCTGACCGTGGTCAGCGGGCCGGATGCAGCACTTGATGACCTCGCCCAGCGCCTTGCCGCCGATGGCCATGACACCCAGCGCATCGCCATCGACATCGCCGCGCACAGCCGGATGCTGGAACCGATCCTTGCCCGCTTCCGCGCCTATCTCGCCTCGATCCCGCTGCACGCGCCGAGCCTGCCGATCATCTCCAACCGCACCGGTCAGCCGCTGACGGTTGAGCAGGCGACCAGCCCCGACTACTGGACCCAGCACCTGCGCGGCACGGTGATGTTCGCCGACTGTGTCTCTAACCTTGCCGAAAAGCCCAATCGCATCTGGATCGAGGTGGGGCCGGGAAAGGCGCTGTCCTCGCTCACCCGCATGCACGGCGCGGTGCCCGGCCAGCAGGTTCTGGCCATCCTGCGGCATCCCGATGAGGACATCGCCGACGACGCCTACCACATGGGCCTGTTGGGCCGGATCTGGGCACTGGGCGGCACGTTCGACTGGGCGCAGATCTGGGGCGAGGCGAGGCGCGTGAAGTTGCCGCTGCCCGGCTACCCCTTCGACCGCCGCGAATATTTCATCGCCCCCGCCACAGCCAGCATCGAAACCGCCACCGCGCTGCCCGCTCGTATCGAAGACATCGCCGACATGGGCACGCGGCTGGCCTGGGTCGCGCGCTCGGCCGAGATCGACTTTGATGTCGACAGCGAACTCCATGAGGCGCCGCAGGAAACCTGGCTCATCTTCGCGGATCAGGACGGCATCGCCGCCCCCGTGATCACAAAGCTCCGCGCCGCCGGGCAAAAGGTGATCGAGGTGCACGCGGGCGACAGCTTCCGCCGCCGCACCGACAGCGCCTATACCCTGCCGTCCGAGCGCGGGCGCGAAGGTTACGACCAACTCCTGCAAGATCTGGTGCATCGCGGCACTCTCCCCACCCGTATCGCGCATTTCTGGCTGGCCAGCGGTGAGGAACGCTTCCGCCCCGGCTCGTCCGCGTTTCAGGCGCATGTCGAGCAGGGGTTTTATTCGCTGCTGTTCCTCGGCCAGACCATCGCGGCTGAGGGGCTGACCGGCCCGATCCACACAACTGTGATCACATCCGGCGCCGCGCAGGTGAAAGACGAAGCGCTGCGCTGGCCGGAAAAGGCGCTGATCGCCGGTCCCGCCCGCGTCATGCCGCATGAAATGCCGGGAATGACCGTCTCGACGCTCGACATCGACCCGCGCGCGCGCAAACGCGGCGGGCACCCTGACCTGACCGATCCGCTGCTGGAAGAGCTGTTCACGCCGCCCGCCAACACCATCGCCGCCCTGCGTGGCACCAAGCGCTTCGAGCAACGTCTGCGCGCGCAGCCCTTGCCTGAAGCGCCTGCGCTGCCGCAGGGCGCGGCGTGGCTGATCACCGGCGGCTTTGGCGGTATCGGGCAATCGGTGGCCGAGGCGCTGATCCGGACCTCGGGCGCGAAGATCGCGCTGATCGCCCGCACCGCCCTGCCGCCGCGCGCCGACTGGCCTGCGCTCAAAGAGCAGGGCAGCCCCTTGATGCGCCGGATTCTGCAGGTGGAGAGACTGGAATCGCTGGGGGCCGAGGTGCTCACCCTCGCCGCCGATGTCTGCAACATCGACGAGATGCGCGCCGCAATCGACGCCACCAAGTCCCGTTTCGGCCCGCTCTACGGCGTCATCCACGCCGCCGGGGCCATCGACGACGCGCCGCTGGCCGCCAAGACCGTCGGCAGCGTGGAAAGCGTCTTCGCCCCCAAGGTCCACGGCACCCGCGTGCTGGACGCCCTGCTGCCCGATGGCGCGGTTGAGCGGATCGTGGTGTTCTCCTCAACCTCGACCCTGACCGCCCCGGCGGGGCAGGTCGATTACGTCGCCGCCAACGAATACCTGAATGCGTGGGCCAAGGCCCGCAGTGGCAAGACCAAGGTCACCGCCATCGACTGGGGCATCTGGGCCGAGGTCGGTATGGCGGCCGACGCCATGGCGACGCGGCTGGGGCAGGGCCCGGCGATGCCTGACACGCCCACTGCCGTGCCTCTGCTGGATACGGCGGGCTTCGACGCCGCCATGAACCGCGTGTTCAAGGCGCGCTACACCACCGATATGTGGTTGCTGGACGAACACCGCACCAAGGATGGCCATGCGCTGGTGCCCGGCACCGGGTTGCTGGAGATCGCCGTGCAATCGCTGCACGGGCAGGGCGAGGGCGAACCCTTCGAGATCGCCGATCTGACCTTCTTCCGCGCGCTCGATGTGGATCAGCCGCGCGACATTCAGGTCACGCTGGCGCGCTCGGACGCCGGGTATGACTTCGCCCTGCGCTCGGATGTAACCCTGCGCGGGCGCAAGGGTTTCGTGCTGAACGCGCAGGCGCGCATCACCATGGGCCCCATCGCGCAACCCGAGCCCCTGGACGTGCCCGCGCTGATCGCCCGCTGCCAGACCGGCATCACCGAGGACACGAAGGGCATCGCCACCGGCCAGGAGGCCCACCTCAATTTCGGCCCCCGCTGGCGCGTGTTGCAGCGCATGGCCTATGGCACGGGCGAGGGCGTCGCCCATCTGGCCTTGCCGCCCGCCTTCCATGCGGATCTCACGCAGGGCTACGTCCTGCACCCCGCGCTGATGGATCTGGCAACCGGCTGGGCGATGGATCTGATCCCCGGCTACCTCGGCCGCGCGCTCTGGGTGCCGGTCAGCTATGGCAGCGTCACCGTTTTCCATGCCCTGCCCGCGCAGGTCATCAGCCACGTCCGCATCGCGCCCGCAGAACCGGGTTTCGCCAGTTTCGACATCACGCTCGCCATGCCCGACGGCACCATCTGCGCGCAGATCAAGCGCTTCACGATCAAGCGACTTGAGGGCGGCTTTGGCACGCCCGCGCCGCTGTTGCCGTCGGAAGTCGCATTCAGCGACGCCCCCGGTGAGGGCCGCGCGCTGAACGCGGGCGAAGAACGCCTCGCCCGCAATCTGGCGCAGGGGCTGACCGCGGCTGAGGGGGCCGAGGGCTTCCTGCGCGCCTTGGCGGTGGTCCGGGCACAGGTGGTGATTTCGTCTCTGACACTGCCGGAATTGATCGCTGAATCCGCGCAACCGCTGGAAACCGCCGCCAGCGACGGCCAGAAATTCGAGCGTCCCGATCTGGACAGCGCCTATATCGCCCCGCGCAATGACGTCGAGCGGATGCTGGTTGCCATGTGGGAGGAATTGCTGGGCGTTGAGGGCGTCGGCATTCAGGACAGCTTCTTCGACCTTGGCGGCCACTCGCTGATCGCCGTGCGCCTGTTCGCGCGGGTGAAAAAGACGTGGTCGGTGGATTTCCCCATCTCGGTGCTGTTCGAGGCCCCGACGGTTGAAAAAATCGCCGCCCGCGTGGCCGAAATCGCCGGGATCTCGGACAGTGGCGACGCGCCGGCGGTCGCCACCCCGGTGCGGCGCTATGAGTTCCTCGTGCCGATGCATGAGGGCGAGGGCGGGCCGAAAACCCCGTTCTTCCTGGTTGCCGGTATGTTCGGCAACGTCCTGAACCTGCGCCATCTGGCGCAACTGCTGGGCACGGATCGCCCGTTCTATGGCTTGCAAGCGCGGGGTCTTCTGGGTGGGGCCGAGCCGCATGCCCGTCTGGATGACGCCGCGCGGGATTATCTGGCCGAGGTCCGGCAAGTGCAGCCGCAGGGGCCCTATCTGCTCGGTGGCTTCTCGGGCGGTGGCCTGACCGCGCTGGAAATGGCCAAGCAGTTGCGCGCTGCCGGGGAAGAGGTGCGCCTGCTCACGCTGCTCGACACGCCCTTGCCGATGCGCCCCGGCCTGAGCCGCGCCGACAAGGCGATGATCAAGCTGACCGAACTCGCCCGCAAAGGCCCGGCTTACCTTGGCGAATGGAGGGCCGAGCGTAAGGCGTGGCAAGCGGAACTTGCCCGCATGGCCGAAGAGGCGCAGGGCGAGGCGGACAGCGGTTTCCACAACCGCGCGATCGAAGCTGCCTTCCGCGACGCGCTGCCGCATGTTTCCCTTGACCACTACGACGCCCCCGTCGCCCTGTTCCGCCCGGCGCTGGACAAGCACTGGAAGGTCACCGGCGGCCGCTGGGTCAGTCAGGCCAAGGAATACGTGTCCGAGGATAACGACTGGTCTGCGTGGATGCCGCAACTGGGCGTGCATGAGGTGCCGGGCGACCATGACAGCATGGTGCTGGAACCCAATGTGCGGGTGATGGCGGCGAAGCTGAAAGCCCTGATCTCAAAGGCCGAAGCATGA
- a CDS encoding amidohydrolase family protein, with protein MIDIGNSLALLALLGWPVVGVLMFRLLPPERALIWSILAAYMFLPQLSSINLPVVPPMNKESIPNLTAFLCCLGLWGRMPHLVPEGWPGRILLAMFIVSPAFSVVTNLDAVQFGVDTFGTMRLVDPNALALWGLPGLRIYDSASALVQQMFLMLPFFLARELLRTEEAIREILLALVIAGLIYALPMLYEVRFSPQLHIRFYGFFQHDFSQAVRNGGFRPFVFMPHGLWVAFFAFMVALAASARAREATRQVAGRRMVMVAFGVGLVVICKSMGALMFTLIFLPIVLVLRPRAHLAIAAIIVTLVIAYPLLRGSGLVPAQAIVDRVAAISEERAESLNYRFTNEDRIIEHVADKPLFGWGGWGRFMVYDPATGESLTIVDGMWIITIGQYGWLGYIAMFGLLALPVLSLWWEGRKPEAPPIPFAASALALMLAVNLIDLLPNATLIPFTWLIAGSLLGYAEALRTTNRATRTARMRNAHAGLVLGTTVAPDRAPDKPRTLM; from the coding sequence ATGATCGACATTGGCAACAGTTTAGCACTGCTGGCACTGCTGGGCTGGCCGGTTGTTGGCGTGCTGATGTTCCGCCTGTTGCCGCCCGAGCGCGCGCTGATCTGGTCGATCCTGGCCGCCTATATGTTCCTGCCGCAGCTCAGCTCGATCAACCTGCCGGTCGTGCCGCCAATGAACAAGGAATCCATCCCCAACCTGACCGCCTTTCTGTGCTGTCTGGGCCTTTGGGGCCGCATGCCGCATCTGGTGCCCGAGGGGTGGCCGGGACGCATTCTGCTGGCCATGTTCATCGTCAGCCCGGCCTTCTCGGTCGTGACCAATCTGGACGCGGTGCAGTTCGGCGTCGATACCTTCGGCACGATGCGGCTGGTCGATCCCAATGCGCTGGCGCTCTGGGGGCTGCCGGGGCTCAGGATTTATGACTCGGCCTCGGCGCTGGTGCAGCAGATGTTCCTGATGCTACCGTTCTTTCTGGCGCGCGAGTTGCTGCGCACCGAAGAGGCGATCCGCGAGATCCTGTTGGCGCTGGTCATCGCCGGGCTGATCTACGCGCTGCCGATGCTGTACGAGGTGCGCTTTTCCCCACAGCTGCACATCCGGTTCTACGGGTTCTTCCAGCATGATTTCTCGCAGGCGGTCCGCAACGGTGGCTTCCGCCCCTTCGTCTTCATGCCGCACGGGCTGTGGGTTGCCTTCTTTGCGTTCATGGTCGCCCTCGCCGCTTCGGCCCGCGCGCGTGAGGCAACGCGACAGGTGGCGGGTCGGCGCATGGTGATGGTGGCTTTCGGCGTCGGGCTGGTGGTGATCTGCAAATCCATGGGCGCGCTGATGTTCACGCTGATCTTCTTGCCCATCGTCCTGGTGTTGCGCCCCCGCGCGCATCTGGCCATCGCCGCGATCATCGTCACGCTGGTCATCGCCTACCCGCTCTTGCGCGGCAGCGGGCTGGTTCCGGCGCAGGCCATCGTCGACCGCGTCGCCGCAATCAGCGAGGAACGCGCGGAATCCCTCAACTACCGCTTCACCAACGAAGACCGCATTATCGAACATGTCGCCGACAAACCGCTGTTCGGATGGGGCGGCTGGGGCCGGTTCATGGTCTATGATCCCGCCACGGGCGAGTCACTCACCATCGTTGACGGCATGTGGATCATTACCATCGGGCAATATGGCTGGCTGGGCTATATCGCCATGTTCGGGCTGCTGGCGCTTCCGGTCCTCTCGCTCTGGTGGGAAGGCCGCAAACCCGAAGCGCCGCCAATCCCCTTCGCCGCCTCGGCGCTGGCCTTGATGCTGGCGGTCAATCTGATCGATCTGCTGCCCAACGCCACCCTGATCCCCTTCACCTGGCTGATCGCCGGGTCGCTGCTGGGCTATGCCGAGGCCTTGCGCACCACCAACCGCGCGACCCGGACCGCGCGGATGCGCAACGCCCATGCCGGGCTTGTGCTGGGCACCACCGTCGCACCGGACCGGGCGCCTGACAAACCCCGGACCCTGATGTGA
- a CDS encoding WecB/TagA/CpsF family glycosyltransferase: MEFSFPPHRIVVNMPDAGTLLSEVRRRLQAGEGFALATINLDHLVKLARDPGFRAVYAAQDLVCADGNPIVWLSKLARKPVSLVPGSDMILPLAQQAARAGVPVALMGSTGESLAAAAVALNERVSGLQILAAIAPPMGFDPTGEAARAILHQIDASGARLVFVALGAPKQEAFAAFGREVTPGIGFASIGAGLDFISGRQNRAPDWVKAIAMEWLWRMLSNPRRLAKRYLDCALILPGQAINAFRQR, encoded by the coding sequence GTGGAGTTTTCCTTTCCGCCGCACCGGATCGTGGTGAACATGCCTGACGCGGGCACCCTGTTGTCCGAGGTGCGCCGCCGATTGCAGGCGGGTGAAGGGTTCGCGCTGGCGACGATCAATCTGGATCATCTGGTCAAACTGGCGCGCGATCCGGGGTTCCGCGCGGTCTATGCCGCGCAGGATCTGGTTTGCGCCGATGGCAATCCGATCGTGTGGCTGTCAAAGCTGGCGCGCAAGCCGGTGTCGCTGGTGCCCGGGTCGGACATGATCTTGCCACTGGCGCAACAGGCGGCGCGTGCCGGGGTGCCGGTGGCGCTGATGGGCTCGACCGGGGAAAGTCTGGCGGCGGCCGCGGTCGCGCTGAACGAGCGCGTGTCGGGTTTGCAGATCTTGGCGGCGATTGCGCCGCCGATGGGGTTTGATCCGACCGGCGAAGCGGCGCGCGCGATCCTGCACCAGATCGACGCATCCGGCGCGCGGCTGGTTTTTGTGGCGCTGGGCGCGCCCAAACAAGAGGCCTTCGCCGCCTTTGGCCGTGAGGTCACGCCGGGTATCGGCTTTGCCAGCATCGGCGCGGGGCTGGATTTTATCTCGGGTCGGCAGAACCGCGCGCCCGACTGGGTCAAGGCCATCGCGATGGAGTGGCTGTGGCGGATGCTGTCCAATCCGCGCCGTCTGGCCAAGCGTTATCTCGATTGCGCGTTGATCCTGCCGGGACAGGCGATCAACGCGTTTCGGCAGCGTTAG
- a CDS encoding glycosyltransferase family 2 protein: MPRVKPKPSVDAVVIGRNEGERLIACLQSLHGQVRRVIYVDSGSTDGSVQAAQAEGAIVVALDMSLPFTAARARNAGLKALKADAPDYVQFIDGDCILREGWMDRAVRFLSENLRAAVVCGRRREIHPEASVYNTLIDAEWDTPVGEARACGGDALMRHQAVNAVNGYREDLIAGEEPELCLRLHARGWTIWRIDAEMTWHDADVTRFGQWWKRVERAGHAFAEGAARFSTPQTPHWQAEVRRIWIWGLGIPLVALFGALLHPAALLLLLAYPLQVVRLKERLGWSAAFFNTLGKFPEAVGALRFYARKVAKTETRLIEYK; this comes from the coding sequence ATGCCACGGGTCAAACCCAAGCCGAGTGTCGATGCCGTTGTCATCGGGCGCAATGAGGGCGAGCGCCTGATAGCCTGCCTGCAATCGCTGCACGGGCAGGTGCGGCGCGTTATCTATGTCGATTCCGGCTCGACCGACGGCAGCGTTCAGGCCGCACAGGCCGAGGGCGCGATTGTCGTGGCGCTGGACATGAGCCTGCCCTTCACCGCCGCGCGCGCCCGCAATGCCGGGCTGAAAGCGCTGAAGGCAGACGCGCCCGATTATGTGCAGTTCATCGACGGCGATTGCATCCTGCGCGAGGGCTGGATGGACCGCGCGGTCCGGTTCCTGTCGGAAAACCTGCGCGCCGCCGTGGTCTGCGGGCGACGGCGCGAGATCCACCCCGAGGCCAGTGTCTACAACACCCTGATCGACGCCGAATGGGACACGCCCGTCGGTGAAGCCCGCGCCTGTGGTGGCGATGCCTTGATGCGCCATCAGGCCGTGAATGCAGTCAACGGCTATCGCGAAGATCTGATTGCGGGCGAAGAGCCCGAACTGTGCCTGCGCCTGCACGCGCGCGGCTGGACAATCTGGCGCATCGACGCCGAGATGACTTGGCATGACGCCGACGTCACCCGCTTTGGCCAGTGGTGGAAACGGGTCGAACGCGCCGGTCACGCCTTTGCCGAGGGGGCCGCGCGGTTCTCGACGCCGCAAACGCCGCATTGGCAGGCCGAGGTCCGACGCATCTGGATCTGGGGGCTGGGCATTCCGCTGGTCGCGCTGTTCGGCGCGCTGCTGCATCCCGCCGCGCTGCTGTTGCTGCTGGCCTATCCGCTACAAGTGGTGCGGCTGAAAGAGCGTTTGGGCTGGTCGGCAGCGTTCTTCAACACGCTGGGCAAATTCCCCGAGGCGGTCGGCGCGCTGCGCTTCTACGCGCGCAAGGTCGCCAAGACCGAAACCCGGCTGATCGAATACAAATAG